From one Enterobacter kobei genomic stretch:
- the ribA gene encoding GTP cyclohydrolase II produces the protein MQLKRVAEAKLPTPWGDFLMVGFEELATGQDHVALVFGDISGQTPVLARVHSECLTGDALFSLRCDCGFQLEAALSHIAEEGRGILLYHRQEGRNIGLLNKIRAYALQDQGYDTVEANHQLGFAADERDFTLCADMFKLLGVDEVRLLTNNPRKVEILTEAGINIVERVPLIVGRNPKNAHYLDTKAAKMGHLLD, from the coding sequence ATGCAGCTTAAACGTGTGGCAGAAGCCAAACTGCCAACCCCATGGGGCGATTTCCTGATGGTGGGTTTTGAAGAACTGGCAACCGGGCAGGACCATGTTGCGCTGGTCTTTGGCGACATTTCGGGTCAGACACCGGTGCTTGCACGCGTCCATTCCGAATGCCTGACCGGCGATGCGTTATTCAGCCTGCGCTGTGACTGCGGTTTTCAGCTGGAAGCGGCGCTGTCACACATTGCGGAAGAAGGTCGCGGCATCCTGCTTTATCATCGTCAGGAAGGCCGTAATATTGGGCTGCTGAATAAAATCCGCGCTTACGCGCTACAGGATCAGGGTTACGACACCGTAGAAGCGAACCATCAGCTTGGCTTTGCCGCCGATGAACGTGATTTCACGCTGTGCGCGGACATGTTTAAACTGCTGGGCGTGGACGAAGTGCGTTTGCTGACCAACAATCCGCGCAAGGTGGAGATCCTCACCGAAGCGGGAATTAATATTGTTGAACGCGTACCGCTGATTGTCGGACGTAACCCGAAAAACGCGCATTACCTTGATACCAAGGCCGCGAAAATGGGTCATTTGCTGGATTAA
- the pgpB gene encoding phosphatidylglycerophosphatase B has translation MLAIVKRTMAGVGILLIMPLIVWGSGWQWTPGNNSAWLKALYWVTETVTQPWGIITHVLLCGWFLWCLRFRLKAALMLFLILAAAILIGQGVKSWVKDRVQEPRPFVIWLEKTHDIPVDEFYTLKRKERGHLVKEQLKGEENIPAFLRKHWQKETGFAFPSGHTMFAASWALLGVGLLWPRRRTVTIAVLLVWATAVMGSRMLLGMHWPRDLVVATLISGLLVTFATLLAQRICGPLTPPVEEKKEIADREED, from the coding sequence ATGCTGGCGATTGTAAAGCGCACCATGGCGGGTGTGGGAATACTGCTGATTATGCCGTTGATTGTCTGGGGATCCGGCTGGCAGTGGACGCCAGGTAACAACAGCGCATGGCTAAAAGCGCTCTACTGGGTGACGGAAACCGTCACGCAGCCATGGGGAATTATTACGCATGTTCTGCTCTGCGGCTGGTTTTTATGGTGCCTGCGATTCCGGCTGAAAGCGGCGCTGATGCTTTTCCTGATCCTCGCCGCTGCGATCTTAATCGGGCAGGGCGTGAAATCCTGGGTGAAGGATCGGGTGCAGGAGCCGCGGCCCTTTGTGATCTGGCTTGAAAAAACTCACGATATTCCGGTTGATGAGTTCTACACTTTAAAACGTAAGGAACGCGGGCATCTGGTTAAAGAGCAACTTAAGGGTGAAGAGAACATTCCGGCGTTCCTGCGTAAACACTGGCAGAAAGAGACCGGGTTTGCCTTCCCGTCGGGTCACACCATGTTTGCTGCAAGCTGGGCACTGCTCGGTGTCGGGCTGTTGTGGCCACGCCGACGCACTGTCACGATTGCCGTGCTACTGGTCTGGGCGACGGCGGTGATGGGCAGTCGTATGTTGTTGGGGATGCACTGGCCGCGCGATCTGGTGGTCGCCACGCTGATTTCCGGGCTGCTGGTGACGTTCGCCACCCTGCTGGCACAGCGAATTTGCGGACCATTAACGCCGCCCGTGGAAGAAAAGAAAGAGATCGCCGACCGCGAAGAGGATTAA
- a CDS encoding LapA family protein has protein sequence MKYLLIFLLVLAIFVISITLGAQNDQLVTFNYLLAQGEFRISTLLACLFAAGFVIGWLVCGLFWLRVRVSLVRAERKIKRLEHQLAPANDVPVTTGTPTVKE, from the coding sequence GTGAAATATTTACTCATTTTCTTACTGGTGTTAGCGATTTTTGTCATTTCGATCACACTGGGTGCGCAGAACGATCAGCTTGTCACATTCAATTATTTGCTGGCGCAGGGTGAATTCCGTATTTCCACGCTGCTGGCGTGTCTGTTTGCCGCAGGCTTTGTGATTGGCTGGCTGGTATGCGGCCTGTTCTGGCTGCGTGTGCGTGTTTCTCTGGTGCGCGCGGAACGAAAAATTAAACGACTTGAACATCAGCTTGCCCCCGCAAACGACGTTCCTGTAACGACTGGCACGCCGACCGTCAAGGAATAA
- the lapB gene encoding lipopolysaccharide assembly protein LapB: MLELLFLLLPVAAAYGWYMGRRSAQQTKQDEANRLSRDYVAGVNFLLSNQQDKAVDLFLDMLKEDTGTVEAHLTLGNLFRSRGEVDRAIRIHQTLMESASLSYDQRLLAVQQLGRDYMAAGMYDRAEDMFNQLVDETDFRIGALQQLLQIYQATSDWQKAIDVAERLVKLGKDKQRVEIAHFYCELALQQMGNDDLDRAMALLKKGAAADRNSPRVSIMMGRVLMAKGEYEKAVDSLLRVVDQDKELVSETLEMLQTCYLQLGKTDEWAEFLRRCVEENTGAVADLMLADIVEQRDGQDTAQMLITRQLQRQPTMRVFHKLMDYHLQEAEEGRAKESLMVLRDMVGEQIRSKPRYRCHKCGFTAFTMYWHCPSCRAWSTVKPIRGLDGQ; this comes from the coding sequence ATGCTTGAGTTGTTGTTTCTGCTGTTGCCCGTAGCGGCCGCGTATGGCTGGTATATGGGCCGCAGAAGCGCGCAACAAACAAAGCAGGATGAAGCAAACCGACTTTCGCGCGATTACGTGGCGGGGGTTAACTTTCTGCTTAGTAATCAACAGGACAAAGCGGTTGACCTGTTCCTCGACATGTTAAAAGAGGATACCGGAACCGTTGAGGCCCATCTCACCCTCGGAAACCTCTTTCGCTCACGGGGCGAGGTCGATCGCGCCATCCGTATTCACCAGACCCTAATGGAAAGCGCATCGCTGTCTTACGATCAGCGTCTGCTTGCCGTACAGCAGCTTGGCCGCGATTACATGGCGGCAGGGATGTACGATCGCGCTGAAGACATGTTCAATCAGCTGGTGGATGAAACCGACTTCCGTATCGGTGCGCTGCAACAGTTGCTGCAAATTTATCAGGCCACCAGCGACTGGCAGAAAGCCATTGATGTGGCTGAACGTCTGGTCAAGCTGGGTAAAGATAAACAGCGTGTGGAAATCGCGCACTTCTACTGCGAGCTGGCGTTACAGCAGATGGGCAACGACGATCTGGATCGGGCCATGGCGCTGCTCAAAAAGGGTGCGGCTGCCGATCGCAACAGTCCGCGCGTTTCCATCATGATGGGACGCGTGCTGATGGCGAAAGGGGAGTACGAAAAAGCCGTCGACAGCCTGCTGCGCGTGGTGGATCAGGATAAAGAACTGGTCAGCGAAACGCTGGAAATGCTGCAAACCTGCTATCTGCAACTGGGTAAAACTGACGAGTGGGCGGAATTCCTGCGTCGCTGCGTGGAAGAAAACACCGGCGCGGTGGCCGATTTGATGCTGGCGGATATCGTCGAGCAGCGGGACGGGCAGGACACGGCGCAGATGCTGATTACGCGTCAACTGCAACGCCAGCCGACCATGCGCGTTTTCCATAAGCTGATGGACTACCATCTGCAGGAAGCGGAAGAAGGGCGTGCAAAAGAGAGCCTGATGGTGCTGCGTGATATGGTGGGCGAGCAGATCCGCAGTAAGCCTCGCTACCGCTGCCATAAATGCGGTTTTACCGCCTTTACCATGTACTGGCATTGCCCGTCCTGTCGCGCGTGGTCAACGGTGAAACCAATTCGCGGCCTCGATGGGCAGTAG
- the pyrF gene encoding orotidine-5'-phosphate decarboxylase: protein MTSTATSSSAAVTHSPVVVALDYADRHQALAFVDRISPADCRLKVGKEMFTLFGPQFVRDLQQRGFDVFLDLKFHDIPNTTAHAVAAAAELGVWMVNVHASGGARMMSAAREALMPFGNDAPLLIAVTVLTSMEASDLHDLGINSSPAEHAERLARLTQNCGLDGVVCSAQEAVRFKSELGQAFKLVTPGIRPQGSEAGDQRRIMTPEQAQAAGVDYMVIGRPVTQSADPAQTLKAINASLRVGG from the coding sequence ATGACGTCTACTGCTACATCGTCTTCTGCTGCTGTAACGCATTCCCCTGTGGTTGTTGCCCTTGATTACGCCGATCGCCATCAGGCGCTGGCTTTTGTCGATCGTATTTCTCCCGCAGACTGCCGTCTGAAAGTCGGCAAAGAGATGTTTACCTTGTTTGGCCCGCAATTTGTGCGCGATTTGCAACAGCGCGGTTTCGATGTCTTTCTCGATCTCAAATTCCATGATATTCCGAATACCACGGCACACGCGGTGGCCGCCGCCGCTGAGCTGGGCGTATGGATGGTGAATGTTCATGCCTCCGGTGGCGCGCGGATGATGAGCGCGGCACGTGAAGCGCTGATGCCGTTTGGTAACGATGCGCCGCTGCTGATCGCGGTAACGGTACTGACCAGCATGGAAGCCAGCGACCTGCACGATCTGGGGATCAACAGCTCGCCTGCCGAACATGCTGAACGCCTTGCGCGTCTGACGCAAAACTGCGGGCTGGATGGCGTCGTCTGTTCAGCGCAGGAAGCCGTGCGTTTTAAAAGCGAACTGGGCCAGGCGTTCAAACTGGTCACGCCAGGCATTCGGCCTCAGGGCAGTGAAGCTGGCGATCAGCGCCGCATCATGACACCGGAACAGGCGCAGGCTGCCGGTGTGGATTATATGGTGATTGGCCGCCCGGTAACGCAGTCTGCCGATCCGGCGCAGACGTTGAAAGCCATCAATGCATCACTGCGTGTAGGAGGTTAA
- the yciH gene encoding stress response translation initiation inhibitor YciH — protein sequence MSDSNSRLVYSTDSGRIDEPKPVAERPKGDGIVRIQRQTSGRKGKGVCLITGIDASDEEITRLAAELKKKCGCGGSVKDGVIEIQGDKRDLIKSLLEAKGMKVKLAGG from the coding sequence ATGAGCGATTCAAACAGCCGTCTGGTGTACTCCACTGACAGCGGGCGTATTGATGAGCCAAAACCGGTGGCTGAACGTCCCAAAGGTGACGGGATTGTGCGTATCCAGCGTCAGACCAGTGGGCGTAAAGGGAAGGGCGTATGTCTGATCACCGGTATTGACGCCAGTGATGAGGAAATTACCCGCCTGGCAGCCGAGCTGAAAAAGAAATGCGGTTGTGGTGGTTCGGTAAAAGATGGCGTAATTGAAATTCAGGGCGATAAACGCGATCTGATTAAATCATTACTGGAAGCCAAAGGCATGAAGGTCAAACTGGCGGGTGGTTAG
- the osmB gene encoding osmotically-inducible lipoprotein OsmB — translation MMLSSKKMATAVLAVTLAMSLSACSHWSKRDRNTAIGAGAGALGGAVLTDGSTLGTLGGAAVGGIVGHQVGK, via the coding sequence ATGATGTTATCAAGTAAAAAAATGGCTACAGCAGTACTGGCGGTAACGCTGGCAATGTCTCTGAGCGCTTGTTCTCACTGGTCTAAACGCGATCGTAACACCGCAATTGGCGCAGGTGCGGGTGCACTGGGTGGTGCAGTATTAACTGACGGTAGCACCCTCGGTACATTAGGTGGCGCAGCAGTTGGTGGTATTGTGGGTCACCAGGTCGGTAAATAA
- the yciT gene encoding DNA-binding transcriptional regulator YciT: protein MNSRQQLILQMVIDQGRVSVAELAKTTGVSEVTIRQDLNTLEKQSYLRRTHGFAVPLESDDVETRMMSNFTQKRELAAFAASLVAPGETVFIENGSSNALLARALADQKEITIITVSAYIAHLLKETPCEVILLGGVYQKKSESMVGPLTRQYVQHVHFSKAFIGIDGWQPETGFTGRDMMRADVVNAVLEKNCEAIVLTDSSKFGAVHPYPLEPMGRFNRVITDEKLAAGHQEQLVQSGLTVDIVRKSAAQ, encoded by the coding sequence ATGAATTCCCGACAACAACTCATTCTTCAAATGGTCATCGACCAGGGCCGCGTCAGCGTGGCCGAACTTGCAAAAACCACCGGCGTTTCTGAAGTGACCATCCGTCAGGATCTGAATACTCTGGAGAAGCAAAGCTATCTGCGTCGTACGCACGGTTTCGCCGTGCCGCTGGAAAGTGACGATGTGGAAACGCGCATGATGAGCAACTTCACGCAAAAGCGTGAGCTTGCCGCCTTCGCGGCGTCGCTGGTGGCACCCGGCGAGACGGTGTTTATTGAAAATGGCAGCAGCAATGCCCTGCTGGCGCGCGCCCTTGCGGATCAAAAAGAGATCACCATTATTACCGTCAGCGCCTATATCGCTCATCTGCTCAAAGAGACGCCCTGCGAAGTGATCCTGCTGGGCGGTGTTTATCAGAAGAAAAGTGAAAGCATGGTTGGGCCGCTGACACGCCAGTATGTGCAGCACGTGCATTTCAGCAAAGCCTTTATCGGCATTGATGGCTGGCAACCGGAAACAGGCTTTACCGGGCGGGACATGATGCGGGCCGATGTGGTGAATGCGGTACTGGAGAAGAACTGCGAGGCCATCGTGCTGACCGACAGCTCAAAATTTGGCGCGGTCCACCCCTATCCATTAGAGCCAATGGGGCGTTTTAATCGCGTTATTACTGATGAAAAACTGGCCGCGGGCCATCAGGAACAATTAGTCCAGTCAGGTCTGACTGTCGATATAGTTAGAAAATCCGCCGCGCAATAA
- the yciZ gene encoding protein YciZ/DeoL: MADIDVKQLAGRIDTVLDILVAGDYHSAIHNLEILKADLLAADAAGQIPPQGAPKTPWEI; encoded by the coding sequence ATGGCCGACATCGATGTGAAGCAACTTGCCGGGCGAATTGATACGGTGCTGGACATTCTGGTAGCGGGTGATTACCACTCTGCCATCCATAATCTGGAAATCCTGAAAGCCGACTTGCTGGCGGCGGACGCTGCCGGACAAATCCCACCGCAGGGTGCGCCAAAAACGCCCTGGGAAATCTGA
- a CDS encoding crotonase/enoyl-CoA hydratase family protein: MTVINHASCKLFTDTERFTQLAGYYEEERRTVWMMLRAQPRPCFNHGLIEEIMNISWLVRQAGFAVDFWVTGSLVPGIYNAGGDLGFFVDCLQNGRREALRAYARACVDCVHAASRGFDTGAISLAMVEGSALGGGFEAALAHHFVLAQRDVRMGFPEIAFNLFPGMGGYSLVARRSGMKLAEELIYKGESHTAEWYEPKGLVDEMFEPGQGAVAVRTFIDTLQPRLNGVRAMLRARQRVMQLPRSELMDITEDWVDAAFCLQPKDIAYMERLVLLQNRHVASLSKAS; this comes from the coding sequence ATGACAGTTATCAACCATGCATCATGCAAATTGTTCACTGATACAGAGCGCTTTACCCAACTGGCCGGGTACTACGAAGAGGAGCGCCGCACGGTCTGGATGATGTTACGGGCGCAGCCCCGTCCGTGCTTCAATCATGGACTGATAGAGGAGATCATGAATATCTCCTGGCTGGTCAGACAGGCAGGTTTTGCGGTGGATTTCTGGGTGACAGGCTCCCTGGTCCCCGGCATTTATAACGCCGGCGGCGATCTGGGTTTCTTTGTTGATTGTCTGCAAAACGGTCGTCGTGAAGCGCTGCGCGCCTATGCGCGGGCCTGTGTCGATTGTGTCCACGCCGCCTCCCGGGGATTCGACACCGGGGCGATCAGTCTGGCGATGGTGGAAGGCAGTGCGCTGGGCGGTGGTTTTGAAGCCGCGCTGGCGCACCATTTCGTGCTGGCGCAACGTGATGTACGCATGGGCTTCCCGGAAATCGCGTTTAACCTGTTCCCCGGCATGGGGGGATATTCACTGGTCGCGCGACGCTCGGGTATGAAGCTGGCGGAGGAGCTGATTTATAAAGGCGAATCCCATACGGCGGAGTGGTACGAACCCAAAGGCCTGGTAGATGAGATGTTCGAGCCGGGGCAGGGCGCGGTAGCCGTGCGCACGTTCATTGACACGCTACAACCGCGTTTGAATGGCGTCCGTGCCATGCTGCGCGCCCGTCAGCGGGTAATGCAGTTGCCGCGTAGTGAACTGATGGATATTACCGAAGACTGGGTGGACGCGGCCTTTTGCCTGCAACCGAAAGACATCGCCTATATGGAGCGACTGGTACTGTTGCAAAACCGCCACGTCGCCAGTCTGAGTAAAGCCAGCTAA
- the pdeR gene encoding cyclic di-GMP phosphodiesterase: MKDDVEQNVLFRYLGTTSPFWRLTADSNALHLAASETADISQVIALTDHQAERLRDMTVITTSMTMTVSMFGEDVPLHLVGRKITKKEWAGTASAWNDTSSVARDLVQGLSFAEQVVSEANSVIVILDRHGNIQRFNRLCEEYTGLREQEVIGQNVFKLFMSRSEALASKRNISEFFRNGSSYEVERWIKTRKGQRLFLFRNKFVHSGSGKNEIFLICSGTDITEERRAQERLRVLANTDTVTGLPNRNAIHELISDAIACREDTQVGIVYLDLDNFKKVNDAYGHMFGDQLLQAVSLAILSCLDEGQVLARLGGDEFIVLGTNSSQSALEAMASRILTRLRQPFRIGLIEVYTGCSLGISLAPQHGNDRESVIRNADTAMYTAKESGRGKFCVFTPEMNQRVFEYLWLDTNLRKALENDQLLIHYQPKMTWRGEIRSLEALVRWQSPERGLIGPMEFISYAEESGLIVPLGRWVMLNVVQQVAKWRDKGIHLRVAVNVSARQLADQTIFSDLKQALSDLNFEYCPIDVELTESCLIENEELALSVIQQFSALGAQVHLDDFGTGYSSLSQLARFPLDAIKLDQSFVRDVHKQSISQSLVRAIVAVAQALNLQVIAEGVESAKEDAFLTKNGVNERQGFLFAKPMPAAAFERWYKRYLTRKAR; this comes from the coding sequence ATGAAAGACGATGTGGAGCAAAATGTGCTGTTTCGTTACCTGGGGACGACGAGTCCATTCTGGCGACTCACTGCTGACAGCAACGCGCTTCATCTTGCCGCGAGCGAAACCGCCGACATCAGTCAGGTGATTGCCCTGACCGATCATCAGGCGGAGCGGCTACGGGATATGACCGTTATCACCACCAGTATGACGATGACGGTCTCGATGTTTGGCGAGGATGTGCCGCTGCATCTGGTAGGCCGCAAAATCACAAAAAAGGAGTGGGCAGGCACCGCGTCTGCCTGGAATGATACCTCTTCCGTTGCCCGCGATTTAGTTCAGGGCCTTTCTTTTGCAGAACAGGTGGTGTCTGAAGCCAACTCGGTCATTGTGATCCTCGATCGCCACGGCAACATTCAGCGTTTTAACCGCCTGTGCGAAGAGTACACCGGCTTGCGTGAGCAGGAAGTCATCGGCCAGAACGTCTTTAAACTATTCATGAGCCGCAGCGAGGCGCTGGCATCGAAGCGTAATATCAGCGAATTTTTCCGTAACGGCAGCTCGTATGAAGTGGAGCGCTGGATCAAAACACGCAAAGGGCAGCGCCTGTTTTTATTCCGCAATAAATTCGTGCACAGCGGCAGCGGCAAAAACGAAATCTTTCTGATTTGCTCCGGTACCGATATCACCGAGGAGCGTCGCGCCCAGGAGCGGCTGCGCGTGCTGGCGAACACCGACACCGTTACCGGCCTGCCGAACCGCAATGCGATCCATGAACTGATCAGTGATGCGATAGCCTGCCGCGAAGATACGCAGGTCGGTATTGTTTATCTCGATCTGGATAATTTTAAAAAGGTAAACGATGCCTACGGGCATATGTTCGGTGACCAGCTATTGCAGGCAGTGTCGCTGGCGATTTTAAGCTGTCTGGATGAGGGCCAGGTGCTGGCACGTCTGGGCGGCGATGAGTTTATCGTGCTGGGCACGAATTCGTCCCAGAGTGCGCTGGAGGCGATGGCCTCGCGTATTCTCACCCGTCTGCGCCAGCCTTTCCGCATTGGCCTGATTGAGGTCTACACCGGCTGTTCGCTGGGCATTTCGCTCGCCCCGCAGCATGGCAATGACCGCGAGAGCGTGATCCGCAACGCCGATACCGCGATGTATACCGCCAAAGAGAGTGGCCGCGGCAAGTTTTGCGTCTTCACGCCGGAGATGAACCAGCGGGTCTTTGAATACCTGTGGCTCGATACAAATCTGCGTAAGGCGCTGGAAAACGACCAGTTGCTGATCCACTACCAGCCGAAAATGACCTGGCGGGGTGAGATCCGCAGCCTCGAAGCGCTGGTGCGCTGGCAGTCGCCGGAGCGCGGATTAATAGGCCCGATGGAGTTTATCTCCTATGCCGAAGAGTCCGGGCTGATTGTCCCGCTGGGACGCTGGGTGATGCTGAACGTGGTGCAGCAGGTGGCGAAGTGGCGCGATAAAGGCATTCATCTGCGCGTGGCGGTTAATGTGTCGGCCCGTCAGCTGGCGGACCAGACCATTTTCAGCGATCTAAAACAGGCGTTAAGCGATCTCAATTTCGAATACTGCCCGATAGACGTTGAGTTAACGGAAAGCTGTCTGATTGAAAATGAGGAACTGGCGCTGTCGGTGATCCAGCAGTTCAGCGCGTTAGGGGCGCAGGTGCATCTGGATGATTTTGGGACCGGCTATTCATCGCTGTCGCAACTGGCACGTTTCCCGCTGGATGCCATCAAACTCGACCAGTCGTTTGTGCGTGATGTGCATAAACAGTCGATTTCGCAATCGCTGGTGCGCGCCATTGTCGCCGTTGCACAGGCGCTCAATTTGCAGGTGATCGCTGAAGGGGTGGAAAGCGCCAAAGAAGACGCCTTTCTCACGAAGAATGGCGTCAACGAACGGCAGGGTTTTCTCTTTGCTAAGCCCATGCCCGCAGCCGCATTCGAGCGATGGTATAAACGTTATCTGACGCGCAAAGCGCGTTAG
- a CDS encoding exoribonuclease II: MFQDNPLLAQLKQQLHSKTPRAEGVVKATEKGFGFLEVDAQKSYFIPPPQMKKVMHGDRVIAVIHSEKERESAEPEELVEPFLSRFVGKVQKKDDRLSIVPDHPLLKDAIQCRPARGVEHNFADGDWAVAEMRRHPLKGDRGFYAELTQFITFGDDHFVPWWVTLARHNLEKEAPNGVVTEMLDEGLERVDLTALDFVTIDSATTEDMDDALYAEELADGRLQLTVAIADPTAWIAPGSKLDNIAKVRAFTNYLPGFNIPMLPRELSDDLCSLRPQTLRPALACRMTISADGTIEDNIEFFAATIESKAKLVYDEISDWLEGKDGWTPPTESIAAQIRLLQRVCLARAEWRTTHALVFKDRPDYRFVLGEKGEVLDIVAEPRRIANRIVEESMIAANICAARVLRDKLGFGIYNVHLGFDPANGEALAALLSTHGLHVDAEEVLTLNGFCKLRRELDAQPSGFLDSRIRRFQSYAEISTEPGPHFGLGLEAYATWTSPIRKYGDMINHRLLKAIIKNETIARPQDDTTVQMTERRRLNRMAERDVGDWLYARFLKDKAGTDTRFAAEIIDVSRGGMRVRLVDNGAVAFIPAPFIHAVRDEMVCSQESGTVQIKGETVYKVTDVIDVTIAEVRMETRSVIARPVA; the protein is encoded by the coding sequence ATGTTCCAGGATAACCCGCTGCTTGCTCAGCTAAAACAGCAATTGCATTCCAAGACGCCACGCGCGGAAGGCGTCGTCAAAGCCACGGAAAAAGGCTTTGGTTTCCTCGAAGTTGATGCGCAGAAAAGCTATTTCATTCCGCCGCCGCAGATGAAAAAAGTGATGCATGGCGATCGTGTTATCGCGGTGATCCATAGTGAAAAAGAACGTGAATCCGCCGAACCCGAAGAACTGGTCGAACCGTTCCTGTCGCGTTTCGTCGGTAAAGTGCAGAAAAAAGACGATCGTCTGTCCATCGTACCTGACCATCCCCTGCTGAAAGACGCCATTCAGTGCCGCCCTGCGCGCGGTGTCGAGCATAATTTTGCCGATGGCGACTGGGCGGTAGCCGAAATGCGCCGCCACCCGCTGAAAGGCGATCGCGGTTTTTATGCAGAACTGACCCAGTTTATTACCTTCGGCGACGATCACTTCGTGCCATGGTGGGTGACGCTTGCCCGTCACAACCTGGAGAAAGAAGCGCCGAACGGCGTGGTGACGGAGATGCTGGATGAAGGCCTTGAGCGTGTCGATCTGACCGCACTGGATTTCGTCACCATCGACAGCGCCACCACCGAAGATATGGACGATGCGCTGTACGCGGAAGAGCTGGCGGATGGCCGCCTGCAGCTTACGGTGGCGATTGCCGATCCGACCGCGTGGATCGCCCCGGGCAGTAAGCTGGATAACATCGCCAAAGTTCGTGCGTTCACCAACTATCTGCCGGGCTTTAACATCCCGATGCTGCCGCGTGAACTCTCTGACGATCTCTGCTCGCTGCGCCCTCAGACCCTGCGCCCGGCCCTTGCCTGCCGCATGACCATCAGCGCTGACGGCACTATCGAAGACAATATTGAGTTCTTCGCCGCCACCATCGAGTCGAAAGCCAAGCTGGTGTACGACGAGATTTCTGACTGGCTGGAAGGCAAAGATGGCTGGACGCCGCCGACCGAATCTATCGCCGCGCAGATCCGTCTGTTGCAGCGGGTTTGCCTCGCCCGCGCCGAATGGCGTACCACGCATGCGCTGGTGTTTAAAGATCGTCCGGATTATCGCTTTGTGCTGGGTGAAAAAGGCGAAGTGCTGGATATCGTGGCCGAGCCGCGCCGCATCGCTAACCGTATTGTTGAAGAGTCGATGATCGCCGCCAACATCTGTGCCGCCCGTGTGCTGCGCGATAAGCTCGGTTTCGGGATCTACAACGTGCATTTAGGTTTCGATCCGGCCAATGGCGAAGCGCTGGCCGCCCTGCTGAGCACCCACGGTCTGCATGTTGACGCCGAAGAAGTGCTGACGCTGAACGGCTTCTGCAAACTGCGTCGCGAACTGGACGCGCAGCCGTCTGGTTTCCTCGACAGCCGCATTCGCCGCTTCCAGTCTTACGCGGAAATCAGCACCGAGCCAGGCCCGCACTTTGGCCTCGGCCTCGAAGCGTACGCCACCTGGACGTCACCGATCCGTAAATACGGCGATATGATCAACCATCGTCTGCTGAAAGCGATTATCAAAAACGAAACTATCGCCCGCCCGCAGGACGATACCACGGTACAGATGACGGAACGCCGCCGCCTGAACCGTATGGCGGAGCGCGATGTGGGTGACTGGCTGTATGCCCGCTTCCTGAAAGACAAAGCCGGTACCGATACCCGCTTTGCCGCTGAAATCATTGACGTCAGCCGTGGCGGCATGCGTGTCCGCCTGGTGGATAACGGCGCAGTAGCCTTTATTCCTGCTCCGTTTATCCATGCGGTGCGTGACGAAATGGTATGCAGCCAGGAAAGCGGCACCGTGCAGATCAAAGGCGAAACAGTCTATAAAGTCACCGATGTGATTGATGTGACTATCGCTGAAGTGCGCATGGAAACCCGCAGCGTTATCGCTCGTCCTGTGGCGTAA